The following nucleotide sequence is from Mesorhizobium sp. J8.
CATAAGAGATTGCCTGTCCTGTCTGCCTCTGCAATAAGCTTCGCCAGCAAATAGGAGGCGAAGCTCCATGGCAGCCAAGATCGTACCCGCTCCCGATTTCGAGGAACGCGTCAGGGCCTCCTTCGCCCGGCAGAAGGCAATGGCGACGATCGGCGCCGAGTTGACGGTGGTGACGCCCGGTATCATCGAGATCGAGATGCCTTACTCGGCCGCGCTCACCCAGCAGCACGGTTTCCTGCATGCCGGCGTCATCTCCACAGCGCTGGACTCCGCCTGCGGCTATGCCGCATTCTCGCTGATGCCGGAGAATTCCGGCGTGCTGACCATCGAGTTCAAGGTGAACCTGCTCGCGCCGGGCAGGGGCGAGCGCTTCCTGTTCCGCGGTTCCGTGACGAAGCCCGGACGCACCATCATCGTCGCGGATGGCCAGGCTTACGCCTTCGCAGCCGACGGCGAGGCCAAGCTGATCGCCACCATGACCGGCACGATGATGACGGTGGTCGGCCGCGACGGAATTGAAGGGTGAGGAACCGTTAGCGCAGCGGACGAAAGGCCCTAAATGGGCTTTCGAGCAACGAACGCCGGAGCCATCGCGCAGGGGCGGGAGGCGGCAAGGGCACGTTGTTCCTTTCTGTTCGTCGTAGAAAATAGGGGTAAAGCTTCATGACTGTCGAAGTGTCGCGCCTGTCCGGAAAATCCGTTCTCTTCGTGATGGCGGTGGAGGCCGAATACGGCCCGCACCTGAAAAACCTGTTCACGCCGCTGATGACCGGTGTCGGCCCGGTCGAGGCAGGTGTGCGGCTGGGCGCCGAACTCGCGGCATTGAAGGCCGAGGGAGCGTTGCCGGACCTGATCGTCTCGCTGGGCTCGGCCGGCAGCCGCAGGCTGGAGCAGGCCGAAATCTACCAGGCCGTGTCGGTGGGCTATCGCGACATGGACGCTTCGCCGCTCGGCTTCGAGAAGGGGGCGACGCCTTTCCTCGACCTGCCGGTGACGGTACCGCTGCCTTTCGTTATTCCGGGCATCAAGACCGCCTCGCTCTCGACCGGCGGCGCGATCGTTTCCGGCGCCGCCTACGACGCCATCGATGCCGACATGGTCGACATGGAGACCTTCGCCTGTCTGCGCGCCTGCCAGCTGTTCGGCGTGCCGCTGATTGGGCTGCGCGGCATTTCCGACGGCGCGGCCGATCTCAGGCACGTCAACGACTGGACGGAGTATCTGCATGTGATCGACGAGAAGCTGGCTGCGGCCGTCGGCTTGCTGGAGCAGGCGATCGAATCCGGCGCGGTTCGCCTCGGTTAGGCCCTAATAGGTTTTTGATTTTACGCATGTCTTTATCCCGAAACCGGTTCCCACTTTCGGGAGACATGCTTCAGAGGACGGAAAGCCGCAGCGCGGAGCCCATTGCGCCGACTCGTTTCTTTCTTTAAAGGCTCGCCATGACGACGACAGCCAATCATCCCGACACCGTACTGATTGTCGATTTCGGCAGCCAGTTCACGCAGCTCATCGCCCGCCGCATCCGCGAGGCCGGCGTCTTTTCCGAGATCGTGCCCTTCCAATCGGCCGAAGCTGCCTTCAAGCGCATCAATCCGAAAGCCGTGATCCTGTCGGGCGGCCCGGCCTCGACCACCGACATCGGCAGCCCGCGCGCGCCGCAGATCGTCTTCGACGCTGGCGTGCCGGTGCTCGGCATCTGCTACGGCCAGATGGCGCTCTGCGTGCAGATGGGCGGCGTCGCGGAAAGCTCCAACCATCGCGAGTTCGGCCGCGCCTTCGTTGAGATCGAGAAGGAGAGCCCGCTGTTCGAGGGCCTGTGGGCGCCCGGCCAGCGTCACCAGGTGTGGATGAGCCATGGCGACCGTGTCATCGAACTGCCGCCGGGCTTCAAGGTGCTCGGCAAGTCGGAAAGCTCGCCCTTCGCCATCTTCGGCGATATCGAGCGCAAGATGTACGGCATCATGTTCCACCCGGAAGTGGTGCACACGCCCGACGGCGCCAGGCT
It contains:
- a CDS encoding PaaI family thioesterase; the encoded protein is MAAKIVPAPDFEERVRASFARQKAMATIGAELTVVTPGIIEIEMPYSAALTQQHGFLHAGVISTALDSACGYAAFSLMPENSGVLTIEFKVNLLAPGRGERFLFRGSVTKPGRTIIVADGQAYAFAADGEAKLIATMTGTMMTVVGRDGIEG
- a CDS encoding 5'-methylthioadenosine/S-adenosylhomocysteine nucleosidase (Enables the cleavage of the glycosidic bond in both 5'-methylthioadenosine and S-adenosylhomocysteine); amino-acid sequence: MTVEVSRLSGKSVLFVMAVEAEYGPHLKNLFTPLMTGVGPVEAGVRLGAELAALKAEGALPDLIVSLGSAGSRRLEQAEIYQAVSVGYRDMDASPLGFEKGATPFLDLPVTVPLPFVIPGIKTASLSTGGAIVSGAAYDAIDADMVDMETFACLRACQLFGVPLIGLRGISDGAADLRHVNDWTEYLHVIDEKLAAAVGLLEQAIESGAVRLG